A single region of the Acidimicrobiia bacterium genome encodes:
- a CDS encoding L,D-transpeptidase: MPEDSHKTELPLDRTRGAAAKSHMLRRLAIGGVVIGTAIVAVLASSRLAGTKSVPPSSDETGFQPPGALIVAPEERSATDPLAITTYNAIAAQVASDTIGIFAFPESLTPTSVLSRTNEHGVPQTFLVLEVRKGWARVMLPGPPNGSTGWIRTSEVNFYGVEHVVRVRLASKRLEVWERGRLAFSFPAGIGRKNTPTPGGRYYIKELLQPTDPAGPWGSYAFGLNGYSNSVYGPDGEPQVIGIHGTNEPDSVGKEVSAGCVRLRNEDIEKLVGLLPLGTPVEIMED, from the coding sequence ATGCCCGAAGATAGCCACAAGACGGAACTGCCGCTCGACCGAACCCGGGGCGCGGCAGCTAAAAGCCATATGCTTAGACGTCTAGCGATAGGTGGTGTAGTTATCGGAACCGCCATCGTGGCCGTGTTGGCATCGTCGCGCCTCGCCGGCACTAAGTCTGTGCCCCCCTCCTCAGATGAGACGGGCTTCCAGCCTCCCGGTGCTCTCATAGTTGCGCCTGAAGAAAGAAGTGCGACCGATCCACTAGCGATAACCACTTACAACGCTATTGCGGCCCAGGTAGCCAGCGACACCATCGGGATCTTTGCCTTTCCCGAGTCACTCACGCCTACCTCAGTGCTTTCCCGCACGAACGAACATGGAGTCCCCCAGACATTCCTGGTGCTGGAAGTTCGAAAAGGGTGGGCACGGGTTATGTTGCCGGGACCACCAAATGGTTCCACTGGGTGGATACGCACCTCAGAGGTTAACTTCTACGGAGTCGAGCACGTAGTGCGAGTACGCCTGGCGTCCAAGCGACTTGAGGTCTGGGAGAGAGGCAGGCTCGCTTTTTCGTTTCCAGCCGGCATAGGACGAAAGAACACCCCTACACCGGGAGGAAGATACTACATAAAAGAACTCCTCCAACCAACGGATCCCGCGGGGCCATGGGGCAGTTACGCTTTTGGGCTCAATGGCTACTCCAACTCGGTATACGGTCCCGATGGAGAGCCACAGGTGATTGGAATCCACGGTACCAACGAGCCCGACTCTGTAGGCAAGGAAGTATCTGCCGGCTGTGTCCGCCTTCGCAACGAAGACATCGAAAAGCTCGTAGGTCTTCTACCTCTTGGGACTCCGGTTGAGATAATGGAGGATTGA
- a CDS encoding alpha/beta hydrolase → MSLSLKSKLFVRCRIGGNAFTVEPGERIPETLRFPATSGSPTKAACVFLHAFPLDSRMWEPALEWASIRGYPSYALDLPGFGRSKAARDFLEIIDMETAARTVLDCLDALGLQQAVLVGCSMGGYVIFAMLRLRPLVAKGLLLSDTRASADTEEARAARFRAIETIKLGGRHEFLESMLQRLLSSDRSLTDDVARWVAKIMNDQEDETLVAALHGLAQRRDSTGLLGSIRVPTAVVVGDSDALVSVEEARALAESIPSATLTVIAGAGHLPNLEAPEAFHQALGSLLARVEKRSS, encoded by the coding sequence ATGTCACTGTCGCTCAAATCAAAGTTATTCGTCCGTTGCAGGATAGGGGGGAACGCTTTCACTGTCGAGCCCGGTGAGCGGATTCCCGAAACACTTCGCTTTCCTGCGACATCAGGGTCCCCAACTAAGGCGGCCTGTGTTTTCTTACACGCTTTCCCCTTGGACTCTCGGATGTGGGAGCCCGCGCTGGAGTGGGCATCGATCAGAGGCTATCCATCTTATGCTCTCGATCTTCCAGGCTTCGGGCGATCCAAGGCCGCCAGGGATTTTCTAGAGATCATTGATATGGAAACTGCAGCCCGGACGGTGCTCGATTGTCTCGATGCGCTCGGCTTGCAGCAAGCGGTGCTAGTTGGGTGCTCTATGGGCGGATATGTCATCTTCGCAATGCTGAGACTCCGTCCCCTAGTAGCAAAAGGACTACTCCTGTCGGACACCCGAGCAAGTGCCGACACCGAAGAGGCGAGAGCTGCAAGGTTCAGGGCCATTGAGACAATAAAGTTGGGCGGGCGCCATGAGTTTCTCGAATCGATGCTACAGCGTCTACTTTCATCGGATAGGTCGCTCACAGACGACGTGGCACGCTGGGTTGCCAAGATCATGAACGATCAAGAGGACGAGACCCTCGTGGCGGCGCTCCACGGCCTGGCCCAGAGGCGAGACTCCACAGGACTTCTCGGTAGTATTCGGGTACCCACCGCTGTGGTAGTTGGAGACTCGGATGCTCTGGTAAGCGTGGAGGAGGCGCGCGCTCTGGCTGAGTCGATACCCTCAGCGACCCTAACGGTAATTGCTGGCGCTGGCCATTTGCCGAACCTAGAGGCACCCGAAGCTTTTCACCAGGCGTTAGGATCGCTTTTGGCGCGGGTCGAAAAGAGAAGTTCTTAG
- a CDS encoding RNA polymerase subunit sigma-24, translated as MAEKTKFVEEALPFAQSLYGAALNLTRNPSDAEDLVQETFLKAFRSYDSFKEGTNLKAWLYRILMNTFINMYRAKQRRPQETQVEDIGDFYLYHRLGEAAPAEAARSAEEELLNTFTDDAVKKAMEELPEPFRLAVYLADVEGFSYKEIAEIMDVPIGTVMSRLHRGRKALQAKLYEYAMERGLISAEPPHETAKAVSQGRGDADGE; from the coding sequence TTGGCTGAGAAGACGAAATTCGTAGAAGAAGCACTTCCATTTGCCCAGTCGTTATATGGCGCGGCGCTCAACCTGACTCGAAACCCTTCAGATGCTGAGGATCTAGTACAAGAGACATTTCTCAAAGCCTTCCGCTCCTATGACAGTTTCAAAGAGGGCACAAACCTAAAGGCTTGGCTATATCGGATCCTCATGAACACGTTCATCAACATGTACAGGGCCAAGCAAAGAAGACCTCAAGAGACTCAAGTAGAAGATATAGGAGACTTCTACCTATACCATCGTCTCGGTGAGGCAGCTCCAGCTGAGGCAGCTCGAAGCGCTGAGGAGGAGCTCCTGAATACTTTCACTGACGACGCGGTTAAAAAAGCAATGGAAGAACTTCCCGAGCCCTTTCGCCTCGCCGTGTATTTAGCTGACGTAGAGGGCTTCAGCTACAAGGAAATCGCAGAGATCATGGATGTCCCTATAGGCACAGTGATGTCACGCCTCCACCGTGGTCGGAAGGCGCTCCAGGCTAAGTTGTACGAGTATGCGATGGAACGGGGACTCATTTCAGCTGAGCCACCTCACGAGACAGCGAAAGCCGTCTCGCAGGGACGGGGAGACGCGGACGGTGAATGA